Proteins encoded together in one Qingshengfaniella alkalisoli window:
- a CDS encoding Hsp20 family protein: MRTFDLAPLYRATVGFDQVADLMDRVLTKDVSQPSYPPYNIEKTADDAWRISIAVAGFSESDLTVEVRENALIIAAEKSEETENRTYLYRGIATRSFERRFHLADHVRVSGAAYQDGMLHIDLSREVPEALKPRQIEIARGLPKQTVEGKAVN; encoded by the coding sequence ATGCGAACTTTTGATCTCGCACCGCTTTACCGCGCAACCGTCGGTTTCGATCAGGTTGCCGATCTGATGGACCGTGTTCTGACCAAGGATGTCAGTCAGCCGTCCTACCCCCCTTACAACATCGAAAAAACTGCGGATGACGCCTGGCGTATTTCGATCGCCGTTGCAGGTTTTTCGGAAAGTGACCTGACCGTGGAAGTGCGTGAAAACGCGTTGATCATCGCGGCCGAGAAATCCGAAGAAACCGAAAATCGCACCTATCTGTACCGCGGCATCGCAACGCGCAGCTTTGAGCGCCGTTTCCATCTTGCTGATCATGTCCGCGTCTCCGGCGCGGCCTATCAAGACGGCATGCTGCATATCGATCTGTCCCGCGAGGTGCCCGAAGCACTGAAACCGCGTCAGATCGAAATCGCACGCGGCCTTCCCAAGCAAACGGTCGAAGGCAAAGCCGTCAACTGA
- a CDS encoding trypsin-like serine peptidase, giving the protein MLLRVLFLCLLALPALAENSQRHLMTDTEQAEWPAVGRLNVGGQGHCTATLIAPDLVLTAAHCVYNRRTAAMWRPERLHFLPGYRKGDYLAHGIGAALIAPDCEVTEHISECDIILIRLAEPMPATIEPVPPALSVHVGDRVDTLSYGRDRSQLLSRQSDCRITKRRDMLLLTDCEATPGVSGAPLVITSPHGPKVAGVISAVIDAAPPAIRGDALAVSTDQVTLERLFQENRVPRGSSRSPLDSRKSLPKSVSSGRRFGFRYANRPVQMEGFT; this is encoded by the coding sequence ATGTTGCTGCGTGTTCTCTTCCTGTGCCTGCTCGCTCTGCCTGCTCTCGCCGAGAATAGCCAGCGCCACCTCATGACCGACACCGAACAGGCCGAATGGCCCGCCGTGGGGCGGTTGAACGTGGGTGGGCAGGGGCATTGTACCGCGACGCTGATCGCGCCGGATCTGGTTCTGACAGCGGCCCATTGTGTGTATAACCGGCGCACAGCGGCCATGTGGCGACCGGAGCGGCTGCATTTCCTGCCCGGATACCGCAAGGGCGACTACCTCGCGCATGGGATCGGGGCTGCACTGATTGCGCCCGATTGCGAGGTCACCGAGCACATCTCCGAATGTGACATCATCCTGATACGTCTTGCCGAGCCCATGCCAGCGACGATCGAACCTGTTCCACCGGCCTTGTCGGTCCATGTGGGGGATCGGGTCGATACGCTGTCCTACGGTCGGGATCGCTCACAGCTATTGTCCCGACAAAGCGATTGCCGGATTACAAAACGCCGCGATATGTTGCTACTGACCGATTGCGAAGCCACCCCCGGAGTGTCGGGTGCGCCGCTTGTGATCACGTCGCCGCACGGGCCAAAGGTTGCGGGTGTGATCTCTGCCGTGATTGACGCTGCACCGCCTGCGATACGCGGCGACGCGCTGGCCGTCAGTACCGATCAGGTGACACTCGAACGGCTATTTCAGGAAAATCGGGTGCCACGCGGTTCTTCGCGCAGCCCCCTTGACAGCCGGAAATCTCTTCCCAAATCTGTTTCATCGGGACGCCGCTTCGGGTTCCGGTACGCTAACCGGCCCGTCCAGATGGAGGGCTTTACATAG
- the glcF gene encoding glycolate oxidase subunit GlcF → MQTNFTEEQLRDPGTARANEILRACVHCGFCTATCPTYQVLGDELDSPRGRIYLIKDMLEKGRPADEKTVKHIDRCLSCLACMTTCPSGVHYMHLVDEARAYIERTYKRPFSDRALRWMLSRVLPYPGRFRLALLGAKLGRPFRALMPDARLRAMLDMAPKHIPPVSRNDDPQTFEPTAPHKRRVALMTGCAQKALNTDINDATIRLLRRLGCEVVIAKDMGCCGALVHHMGREDESHASAKRNIRAWTAEMDGQGLDAIVINTSGCGTTVKDYGHMLRNDPMAKDAARVSGIAMDVSELLDALGIPEQPDQGLRVAYHAACSLQHGQKIKSTPKDLLKRAGFEVVEPRDSHLCCGSAGTYNLMQPEISAQLKARKVETLDARKPDVIAAGNIGCMMQIGSGTDTPIVHTVELLDWALGGPKPRSLG, encoded by the coding sequence ATGCAGACTAATTTCACGGAAGAACAGCTTCGCGACCCCGGCACGGCACGGGCCAATGAAATTCTGCGCGCTTGCGTGCATTGCGGCTTCTGCACGGCGACTTGTCCGACCTATCAGGTGCTTGGCGACGAACTGGATAGCCCACGTGGCCGCATCTACCTGATCAAGGACATGCTGGAAAAAGGCCGCCCAGCGGATGAAAAGACGGTCAAGCATATCGACCGTTGCCTGTCCTGCCTCGCCTGCATGACGACCTGCCCGTCAGGGGTACATTACATGCATCTGGTGGATGAGGCCCGCGCCTATATCGAGCGGACCTATAAGCGGCCATTCTCGGACCGGGCGCTGCGGTGGATGCTATCACGCGTCCTGCCCTATCCGGGCCGCTTCCGGCTGGCGCTGCTGGGCGCGAAGCTGGGGCGACCCTTCCGCGCCCTGATGCCGGATGCCCGCCTGCGTGCGATGCTCGACATGGCTCCGAAACATATCCCGCCCGTCAGCCGCAATGACGATCCGCAGACATTCGAACCCACCGCGCCGCACAAGAGGCGTGTCGCGCTGATGACGGGTTGTGCGCAAAAAGCGCTGAACACCGACATCAACGACGCCACGATCCGCCTGCTGCGGCGGCTGGGCTGCGAGGTGGTCATCGCCAAGGATATGGGCTGCTGCGGTGCGCTGGTGCATCATATGGGCCGCGAAGATGAAAGCCATGCCAGCGCCAAGCGCAACATCCGCGCATGGACCGCCGAGATGGACGGGCAGGGGCTGGATGCGATTGTCATCAACACTTCGGGTTGCGGCACGACCGTGAAGGATTACGGCCACATGTTGCGCAATGATCCCATGGCCAAAGACGCCGCGCGTGTGTCCGGGATCGCGATGGATGTCAGCGAATTGCTGGATGCGCTGGGCATTCCCGAACAACCCGATCAGGGGCTGCGCGTGGCCTATCACGCCGCATGTTCGCTCCAGCACGGTCAGAAGATCAAATCGACGCCCAAAGACCTGCTGAAACGCGCGGGTTTCGAGGTGGTGGAGCCCCGCGACAGTCATCTGTGTTGCGGATCGGCAGGTACCTACAACCTGATGCAGCCCGAGATCAGCGCGCAGTTGAAGGCTCGCAAGGTCGAGACGCTGGACGCCAGGAAGCCCGATGTGATCGCCGCCGGTAATATCGGTTGCATGATGCAGATCGGGTCAGGCACCGACACGCCGATCGTGCACACGGTGGAACTGCTCGACTGGGCGCTGGGCGGGCCGAAACCGCGCAGCCTCGGCTGA
- a CDS encoding FAD-binding protein — MRPASESELADIIRDTPDPLAIQGGGTRGIAREGKALTTSALTGITLYEPGALTLVVKAGTTVAEIEKTLDTEGQRLAFEPMDHRGLLGTEGTPTIGGVVAANVSGPRRIQTGACRDHLLGVRFVDGRGEIVKNGGRVMKNVTGYDLVKLMGGSFGTLGVLTEVSLKVLPKPEAVATVILSDLTIAQAVQAMSAALGSPYDVTGVAHLPEARQTIIRLEGFGNSVSYRAQKLEAALGRFGAAGIATDFAEESDRWRAVRNVDAFHGKAGDVWKISVKPTDAPALVSRLDGTQTLLDWGGGLVWALVPEGTALRARMDGIAGHATRVRGSNDSGPVFHPQPAAVETLASGLRQQFDPQGILNPGLMG; from the coding sequence ATCCGGCCCGCATCCGAATCCGAACTGGCTGATATCATCCGCGACACCCCTGATCCGCTGGCGATTCAGGGTGGCGGAACACGCGGGATTGCGCGCGAGGGCAAGGCGCTGACCACAAGCGCATTGACCGGCATCACGCTTTACGAACCCGGTGCGCTGACGCTCGTGGTCAAGGCGGGCACCACCGTCGCCGAGATCGAAAAAACCCTTGATACCGAGGGCCAGCGTCTGGCGTTTGAACCGATGGATCATCGCGGGTTGCTTGGTACGGAAGGTACGCCCACCATCGGCGGCGTCGTGGCCGCCAACGTGTCCGGCCCGCGCCGCATCCAGACAGGCGCCTGCCGTGATCACCTGCTGGGCGTGCGGTTCGTCGACGGGCGCGGCGAGATCGTGAAGAACGGTGGTCGTGTCATGAAGAACGTCACCGGCTACGATCTGGTGAAGCTGATGGGCGGCAGCTTTGGCACGCTCGGCGTCCTGACAGAGGTATCGCTGAAAGTCCTGCCCAAGCCGGAGGCCGTGGCGACCGTCATCCTGTCCGATCTGACGATTGCGCAGGCGGTGCAGGCCATGTCGGCGGCCCTCGGATCACCCTATGACGTCACGGGCGTGGCGCATCTGCCAGAGGCGCGCCAGACGATCATCCGACTGGAGGGGTTCGGCAACTCGGTCAGCTATCGGGCGCAAAAGCTTGAGGCCGCACTCGGACGTTTTGGCGCCGCGGGTATCGCGACGGATTTTGCGGAAGAATCCGACCGCTGGCGCGCTGTGCGAAATGTCGATGCGTTTCACGGCAAGGCGGGCGACGTCTGGAAGATTTCGGTCAAGCCGACGGACGCTCCCGCCTTGGTGAGCAGGCTGGACGGGACGCAAACCCTGCTCGACTGGGGTGGTGGGCTTGTCTGGGCGCTGGTGCCCGAAGGAACGGCATTGCGGGCCCGCATGGACGGGATCGCTGGCCATGCAACGCGTGTGCGCGGCTCGAACGACTCCGGCCCGGTTTTCCACCCGCAACCCGCCGCTGTCGAAACACTGGCGTCGGGTTTGCGCCAGCAATTTGACCCGCAGGGTATCCTGAACCCCGGATTGATGGGCTGA
- a CDS encoding FAD-linked oxidase C-terminal domain-containing protein, producing the protein MDMPAPSRRVLDRKADIVARLQDILPAEAVISDEAETRAYECDALTAYKCPPLAAVLPATTEEVAAVLKLCHEEDVPVVPRGSGTSLAGGALPTADSIILGVSRMNAVLETDYDNRLIRVQTGRTNLSVSGAVEEEDFFYAPDPSSQLACAIAGNIAMNSGGAHCLKYGVTTNNLLGVKMVLMDGTIIELGGGHLDAPGLDLLGVICGSEGQLGVVTEATLRILHKPEGAKPVLMGFDSSEAAGACVSDIIKAGVLPVAIEFMDRPCIRACEAFAHAGYPDCEALLIIEVEGSRAEIDHQLSLIIEIAKQHDPIEIRESGSEAESQRIWLGRKSAFGAMGQINDYMCLDGTIPVTSLPFVLRRIGEMSKEFGLEVANVFHAGDGNMHPLILFNANQPGQLETCEAFGAEILKLCVEAGGCLTGEHGVGVEKRDLMLTQYTAEDLEAQLRVKDVFDPKWLLNPAKVFPLSISLDRRQAA; encoded by the coding sequence ATGGACATGCCAGCCCCGTCCCGGCGGGTTCTAGACCGCAAGGCCGACATCGTTGCGCGGCTGCAGGATATTCTGCCCGCCGAGGCCGTGATTTCGGACGAGGCGGAAACCCGTGCCTATGAATGCGATGCGCTGACGGCGTATAAATGTCCGCCACTCGCCGCCGTTCTGCCCGCCACGACCGAAGAAGTCGCTGCCGTTCTGAAGCTTTGCCATGAAGAAGACGTGCCGGTCGTGCCGCGAGGATCGGGTACATCGCTTGCCGGGGGCGCACTGCCCACGGCGGACAGCATCATCCTTGGTGTGTCGCGCATGAACGCGGTTCTGGAAACCGACTATGACAACCGGCTGATTCGCGTGCAGACGGGCCGTACCAACCTTAGCGTCAGCGGCGCGGTCGAGGAGGAAGATTTCTTCTACGCACCCGACCCGTCGTCACAGCTGGCCTGTGCCATCGCGGGCAATATCGCCATGAACTCGGGCGGGGCGCATTGCCTGAAATACGGCGTGACCACCAACAACCTTCTGGGTGTGAAGATGGTGTTGATGGATGGGACGATCATCGAGTTGGGCGGCGGGCATCTCGACGCACCGGGGCTCGATCTTCTGGGTGTGATCTGCGGCTCCGAAGGGCAGCTTGGCGTCGTGACCGAAGCCACGTTGCGCATCCTGCACAAGCCCGAGGGGGCAAAGCCCGTGCTGATGGGTTTTGACAGTTCCGAAGCGGCGGGTGCTTGCGTGTCCGACATCATCAAGGCGGGTGTCTTGCCTGTCGCAATCGAATTCATGGACCGTCCCTGTATCCGCGCGTGCGAGGCGTTTGCCCATGCCGGATACCCCGATTGCGAAGCCCTGTTGATCATCGAAGTCGAAGGCAGCCGCGCCGAGATCGACCACCAGCTATCCCTGATCATCGAGATCGCAAAGCAACATGACCCGATAGAGATCCGCGAAAGCGGTTCTGAAGCGGAAAGCCAGCGCATCTGGCTGGGCCGCAAATCCGCCTTCGGCGCGATGGGGCAGATCAACGATTACATGTGTCTCGATGGCACGATCCCGGTGACATCGCTTCCCTTCGTTCTGCGCCGAATTGGCGAGATGTCGAAGGAATTCGGCCTGGAGGTTGCCAATGTCTTCCATGCGGGTGATGGCAACATGCACCCGCTGATCCTGTTCAATGCCAATCAGCCCGGACAGTTGGAAACCTGCGAAGCGTTCGGGGCCGAGATATTGAAGCTCTGTGTCGAAGCTGGCGGATGCCTGACTGGTGAGCATGGCGTGGGTGTCGAAAAGCGCGATCTGATGCTGACCCAATACACCGCCGAGGATCTGGAGGCGCAGCTACGTGTGAAGGATGTATTCGACCCGAAATGGCTGTTGAACCCCGCCAAGGTCTTCCCCCTGTCGATTTCGCTCGACCGGAGGCAGGCGGCATGA
- a CDS encoding DUF599 domain-containing protein: MEQAFTFDAIAMIAPLTTLDYIAVGFFWVSWWLVGRIIESSQTRHPSTTALMRSYRMDWLRHVITRDPRVFDAMITVSMRDGTAFFASACMIAIGGGLALVGNTEHLTLIAEDLSLDAIPAVVWELKILVILLMVTMAFLNFVWSHRVFGYCSVMMGAIPNDHDDPLALIRAEKAAKLNITAARAFNRGLRSVYFALGGLAWLVGAAPLIIATLMTLYVILRREYWSNTRSILLEPEE; encoded by the coding sequence ATGGAGCAGGCATTTACCTTCGACGCGATCGCGATGATCGCCCCGCTGACGACGCTCGACTATATCGCGGTCGGCTTCTTCTGGGTGTCGTGGTGGCTGGTCGGTCGGATCATCGAAAGCAGCCAGACACGACACCCATCGACGACGGCGCTGATGCGCAGCTACCGGATGGACTGGCTTCGACACGTGATTACGCGAGACCCGCGTGTGTTCGATGCCATGATCACCGTCAGCATGCGCGACGGCACCGCGTTTTTCGCATCCGCCTGCATGATTGCTATCGGCGGCGGGCTGGCGCTGGTCGGCAATACCGAGCACCTGACGCTCATCGCCGAGGATTTGTCCCTGGACGCGATCCCTGCGGTGGTGTGGGAATTGAAGATCCTCGTCATCCTGCTGATGGTCACGATGGCCTTTCTGAACTTTGTCTGGTCGCATCGTGTCTTCGGCTATTGTTCGGTAATGATGGGGGCGATCCCGAACGATCATGACGACCCGTTGGCGCTGATCCGCGCGGAGAAGGCGGCAAAGCTGAACATTACCGCTGCGAGAGCCTTCAATCGCGGCTTGCGGTCTGTCTATTTTGCGCTTGGCGGGCTGGCCTGGCTGGTCGGAGCTGCCCCCCTGATCATCGCTACGCTCATGACGCTCTATGTCATCCTGCGGCGTGAATACTGGTCGAACACCCGTTCCATCCTGCTGGAGCCCGAAGAATGA